From one Anaerococcus prevotii DSM 20548 genomic stretch:
- a CDS encoding ATP-binding cassette domain-containing protein: MKKYILRYKKNLILSVIFGVIEVYFIYLYCTVSTKIIDVVLGNIEGSASKIVIHSILYVLIACLSYYISQRNGKLFTQYISSDLRHDYLEGIINTKSSSFFGKNKGEYITQVDQNVDQLRLNYLMTLPSAIIGIGQAIVYIIGLYKIHPYILLATIFFVIFPGGVSKVFSKRISDLQILRSENYSSYIDRLNEFLDGYFVIKESKNKEYFLKKFDIDDNKLLKSLTHLNVSISMFGQTLFSINILSSLLVTYICSIMVKNQYLQLSDLLASLKLVSISTATLADSFGYLVNILSTKKIKEMVISEIPDIEESKKEGKTPQLDLKLNNLSFAYGDIKVFDKMDLDIEKAKSYAIIGNSGSGKSTLAKILMKVNEDYGGEISFANGDFKEFSEEDLYDNIYYIPQNPIVFEDTFINNIAMGDDGIDRDRIEGIIDRVGLSRVYHEKKDGLIKNGSLSGGEKKKLELARALYKGSDLLIFDEPTSGLDPESARSIEGLIESLDRLTRIVITHNQDPAYLQSFDHVINIEDYKS, from the coding sequence ATGAAAAAGTATATTCTCAGATATAAGAAGAATCTGATTTTGTCGGTTATTTTTGGTGTAATTGAAGTTTATTTTATCTACTTATATTGCACAGTTAGTACTAAAATAATAGATGTCGTTTTGGGGAATATCGAGGGAAGTGCTAGTAAGATTGTTATTCATTCAATTTTGTATGTTCTTATTGCCTGTCTATCATATTATATATCCCAGAGAAACGGCAAGCTCTTTACCCAATACATATCTAGCGACTTAAGGCATGATTATTTGGAAGGAATAATTAATACCAAGTCATCTAGCTTTTTTGGGAAAAATAAGGGAGAATACATCACCCAAGTAGATCAGAATGTCGATCAGTTAAGGTTAAATTATTTGATGACTTTACCATCCGCAATAATTGGTATAGGACAAGCCATAGTATACATAATAGGCCTCTATAAGATTCATCCTTATATTCTCTTAGCTACCATATTTTTTGTTATTTTTCCTGGGGGAGTTTCTAAAGTTTTTTCTAAGAGGATTTCAGATTTGCAAATTTTAAGGTCTGAGAATTACTCATCTTATATTGATAGATTGAATGAATTTCTAGATGGATATTTTGTAATTAAGGAATCAAAGAATAAAGAATACTTTTTAAAGAAATTCGATATAGATGATAATAAGTTATTGAAATCTTTGACCCATCTAAATGTTTCCATTAGCATGTTTGGTCAAACTCTTTTTAGTATTAATATTTTATCGTCTTTGTTAGTTACATATATTTGTAGTATTATGGTGAAAAATCAATACTTACAATTATCAGATCTCTTAGCTTCTCTAAAGTTAGTTTCGATTTCTACAGCGACTTTAGCAGATTCTTTTGGATATTTGGTTAACATTTTATCTACAAAGAAGATAAAGGAGATGGTAATTAGTGAAATTCCTGATATAGAAGAGAGCAAGAAAGAAGGAAAGACTCCACAACTAGACCTTAAACTAAACAATCTATCATTCGCCTATGGAGATATCAAGGTCTTTGATAAGATGGATTTGGATATAGAAAAAGCTAAGTCATATGCTATAATCGGAAATTCCGGATCTGGTAAGTCTACTCTTGCCAAGATTCTTATGAAGGTAAATGAAGACTATGGGGGAGAGATTTCCTTTGCTAATGGCGACTTCAAAGAATTTTCGGAAGAAGACTTATATGATAATATCTACTATATTCCACAAAATCCTATAGTATTTGAGGATACTTTCATAAACAATATCGCTATGGGCGATGATGGGATTGATAGAGATAGGATCGAAGGAATTATCGATAGGGTAGGATTAAGTCGAGTTTATCATGAGAAGAAGGATGGATTAATCAAAAATGGAAGTCTATCTGGTGGAGAGAAGAAGAAGCTAGAGCTTGCTAGGGCCCTATACAAGGGAAGTGATTTACTTATCTTTGATGAGCCAACAAGTGGGCTTGACCCAGAAAGCGCTAGGTCAATCGAAGGCTTAATAGAAAGCCTAGATAGGCTAACAAGAATAGTAATCACCCACAACCAAGACCCAGCCTATCTTCAAAGCTTCGACCATGTGATAAATATTGAAGATTACAAAAGTTAG
- a CDS encoding Cof-type HAD-IIB family hydrolase, which yields MKLIGVDVDGTLVNSKRVITERTREALISAMKAGHKVVIVTGRPTAGARNLAEALEFDKYGGLISSFNGGAITDFATGKVLANHEMDHDIAVEMIKLAKDLPLETMVPYMDTVFSPKIGPYTEGEARTLRMEAKEVEDLDQTIDFPVNKILFAADPDLIDEPTSKIKERFGDLTEQVKSARFYYEVMPMGLSKGNSLLEIAKIFNIDQKDIIAFGDEMNDETMIEAAGVGVAMGNAVSKIKEIADYVTLTNDEDGIAYYLDKFIL from the coding sequence ATGAAACTAATCGGAGTAGACGTCGATGGAACTCTCGTAAATAGCAAGAGAGTCATCACAGAAAGGACAAGAGAGGCCTTGATTTCTGCCATGAAAGCTGGTCATAAGGTCGTAATAGTTACAGGAAGACCAACCGCTGGAGCTAGAAATCTTGCAGAAGCCTTAGAATTTGATAAATACGGCGGTCTTATTTCAAGCTTTAATGGAGGAGCTATCACCGACTTTGCCACAGGTAAGGTCCTCGCCAACCACGAAATGGACCATGACATTGCAGTAGAGATGATAAAACTTGCCAAAGACTTGCCCCTTGAGACCATGGTGCCTTATATGGATACAGTTTTTAGCCCAAAGATCGGCCCTTACACAGAAGGTGAGGCAAGAACTCTCAGGATGGAAGCTAAAGAAGTAGAAGATCTCGACCAAACAATCGACTTTCCTGTAAACAAAATCCTCTTTGCAGCAGACCCTGACCTAATAGATGAGCCAACTAGTAAGATTAAAGAGAGATTTGGAGACCTAACAGAACAAGTCAAATCAGCAAGATTCTATTACGAGGTTATGCCTATGGGACTTTCTAAAGGAAATAGCCTTCTAGAAATCGCAAAAATTTTTAACATAGACCAAAAAGACATCATTGCCTTTGGTGATGAGATGAATGACGAAACTATGATAGAGGCTGCTGGAGTAGGAGTCGCCATGGGTAATGCAGTAAGTAAGATAAAAGAAATAGCAGACTACGTAACCCTCACAAATGACGAGGACGGCATAGCCTACTATCTAGATAAATTCATATTATAG
- a CDS encoding Cof-type HAD-IIB family hydrolase codes for MKLIGVDIDGTLLNSKNELTARTKASLIKASRIGHKVAIITGRDFYAADFLAKDLDFDKFGGLVSSSNGAHVYDMKAKKTIINHTIDHTLIREMIGFAKGLGFDYIIYHKGEILAENEHAHSLEYLASKNKMPYRIIENLEEKIDFPLNKVLFSAEPSIINKNIEKFKGKFESQVNPIHSMPQFLDCMPLDINKGRSILEIADFFSIESKDTLAFGDEINDMEMIQMAGTGIAMANASEILKKEADFITLSNDEDGIAYYIEKNILKEK; via the coding sequence TTGAAATTAATAGGAGTAGATATAGACGGCACTCTTCTAAATAGCAAAAACGAACTTACTGCTAGGACGAAAGCTAGTCTTATTAAGGCAAGTAGAATCGGCCACAAGGTCGCAATCATCACAGGCAGGGACTTTTATGCGGCAGACTTTCTGGCAAAAGATCTTGATTTTGATAAGTTCGGAGGACTTGTCTCTTCATCTAACGGAGCCCATGTCTATGATATGAAGGCTAAGAAAACAATCATAAACCACACCATAGACCATACTCTAATAAGAGAAATGATAGGCTTTGCCAAAGGGCTCGGCTTTGACTATATAATCTATCATAAGGGAGAAATCTTAGCAGAAAACGAACATGCTCATAGCCTAGAATATCTGGCAAGTAAAAATAAAATGCCTTATAGGATTATCGAAAATTTAGAAGAGAAAATAGATTTTCCCCTTAATAAAGTTCTTTTCTCAGCAGAGCCTTCAATCATAAATAAAAATATAGAGAAGTTTAAGGGAAAATTTGAAAGCCAAGTAAACCCCATCCACTCCATGCCCCAATTTCTCGACTGCATGCCCCTTGATATCAACAAAGGCAGGAGCATCCTAGAAATTGCAGACTTCTTCTCGATCGAGTCCAAGGACACCCTCGCCTTTGGAGATGAGATTAACGATATGGAAATGATACAAATGGCAGGGACTGGAATCGCTATGGCTAACGCAAGCGAAATCTTAAAAAAAGAGGCGGACTTCATCACTCTTTCAAACGACGAGGATGGGATAGCCTATTATATAGAAAAGAATATACTTAAGGAGAAATAA
- a CDS encoding PTS sugar transporter subunit IIA, producing MSFLDKIKSAFSGDSKKNEAVKEVKEVKANEIILAPLTGEVKDIKECSDPVFAQEIVGKGVIIIPTEGKVYAPVDGKISMLAETGHAVGITSDDGTELLIHIGLDTVELEGKPFDIKAENNAYVKRGDLLIEFNIEEIKAAGKEIQSPVIITNTDDKTITSLKLGQINHGEDLLKIEA from the coding sequence ATGTCATTTTTAGATAAAATCAAGAGTGCTTTTTCTGGAGATAGTAAGAAAAACGAAGCTGTAAAAGAAGTAAAAGAAGTTAAAGCTAACGAGATAATTCTTGCTCCACTTACAGGAGAAGTTAAGGACATCAAGGAATGTAGCGATCCAGTGTTTGCCCAAGAAATCGTAGGCAAGGGAGTAATCATTATCCCAACTGAAGGAAAAGTTTATGCTCCAGTTGATGGCAAAATCTCAATGCTTGCAGAAACAGGACACGCTGTAGGAATCACATCAGATGATGGCACAGAGCTACTAATCCACATCGGACTTGATACAGTTGAGCTTGAAGGAAAACCATTCGATATCAAAGCAGAAAACAATGCTTATGTAAAACGTGGAGATCTTCTAATCGAATTTAACATCGAAGAAATCAAAGCTGCTGGTAAGGAAATCCAATCACCAGTTATCATAACAAACACAGATGATAAGACAATAACAAGCCTAAAACTTGGTCAAATCAACCACGGAGAAGATTTACTAAAAATTGAAGCTTAA
- the hcp gene encoding hydroxylamine reductase, whose product MFCFQCQETFKNEGCKIQGVCGKKEDTANIQDLLVYVTKGLAEVINKKGEVEDRFYDRISNNLFVTITNANFDTEAILAIVKETIAMKDELLGEVSKEGLSDFALYSSDDDDELSRKAIEVGVLNIMNEDERSLTELVIYGLKGMAAYNHHANVLGFRDIEVDKFIAKALEETTKGYTDITKLIDLVMETGSHGVKAMALLDKANTETYGNPEITEVDYSAGDKPGILISGHDLHDMKMLLDQAKDSGVEIYTHSEMLPANYYPEFKKYDNFHGNYGNSWWSQNEEFEKFNGPILMTTNCIVPMKKNNTYQDRMFTTGNAGYPGCKHIEADENGNKDFTEIIEMAKKCKAPTNLEDTKVVGGFAHNQVIALADKVVSEVKEGNIKKFVVMAGCDGRHKERSYYTDFAKALPEDYVILTAGCAKYRYNKLGLGDINGIPRVLDAGQCNDSYSLVQIALALKDAFGLSDINELPIEYNIAWYEQKAVIVLLALLSLGVKNIHLGPTLPAFLSPTVVDFLVENFNIAGNTTVEEDMPLFTK is encoded by the coding sequence ATGTTTTGTTTTCAATGTCAAGAAACTTTCAAGAATGAAGGATGTAAGATCCAGGGCGTTTGTGGCAAGAAGGAAGATACAGCAAATATCCAAGACCTTCTCGTATATGTAACAAAGGGACTTGCTGAAGTAATAAATAAAAAAGGAGAAGTAGAAGATAGATTTTACGATAGGATATCTAACAACCTTTTCGTAACTATCACCAATGCAAACTTCGACACTGAGGCAATACTAGCTATAGTAAAGGAAACTATAGCTATGAAAGATGAGCTTTTGGGAGAAGTTTCTAAGGAAGGTCTTTCTGACTTTGCCCTATACTCATCAGACGATGACGACGAGCTTTCTAGAAAAGCAATCGAAGTTGGTGTTTTAAATATAATGAATGAAGACGAAAGATCTCTTACAGAGCTTGTAATATACGGACTTAAGGGAATGGCTGCCTACAACCACCATGCCAATGTCCTAGGCTTTAGAGATATCGAAGTGGATAAATTCATTGCAAAAGCCCTTGAAGAGACTACAAAAGGATATACAGATATCACTAAGCTAATTGACCTTGTGATGGAGACAGGAAGCCACGGTGTTAAGGCTATGGCCCTACTTGATAAGGCTAATACAGAAACTTACGGCAATCCTGAAATCACAGAAGTAGATTATTCTGCAGGAGATAAGCCAGGAATCCTAATCTCAGGTCACGACCTTCACGATATGAAGATGCTTCTAGATCAAGCAAAGGATAGCGGAGTAGAAATCTACACCCACTCTGAGATGCTTCCAGCAAACTACTACCCAGAATTCAAAAAATACGACAACTTCCACGGAAACTACGGAAATAGCTGGTGGAGCCAAAACGAAGAATTCGAGAAATTCAACGGCCCAATCCTTATGACAACCAACTGTATCGTTCCAATGAAGAAAAATAACACCTACCAAGACAGGATGTTTACAACAGGAAATGCAGGTTATCCAGGATGTAAACACATAGAAGCAGACGAAAATGGCAACAAGGACTTTACTGAAATTATCGAAATGGCCAAAAAATGTAAAGCTCCAACAAATCTTGAGGATACAAAAGTTGTCGGAGGTTTCGCTCACAATCAAGTAATAGCCCTTGCTGATAAGGTAGTTAGCGAAGTCAAAGAAGGAAATATCAAGAAATTCGTAGTAATGGCAGGTTGTGACGGAAGACACAAGGAAAGATCTTACTACACAGACTTTGCCAAGGCCCTACCAGAAGACTATGTAATCCTTACTGCTGGTTGTGCAAAATACAGATACAACAAGTTAGGTCTTGGAGATATCAATGGGATCCCAAGAGTTTTAGATGCTGGTCAATGTAACGACTCATACTCACTCGTTCAAATTGCCCTAGCCCTAAAGGATGCCTTCGGTCTATCTGACATAAACGAGTTACCAATTGAATACAATATCGCTTGGTATGAACAAAAGGCTGTAATAGTCCTTCTAGCCCTACTAAGTCTAGGAGTAAAAAACATCCACCTAGGACCAACACTTCCAGCCTTCCTATCACCAACAGTTGTAGACTTCTTGGTAGAAAACTTTAATATAGCAGGAAATACAACAGTAGAAGAAGATATGCCACTTTTTACTAAATAA
- a CDS encoding M20 metallopeptidase family protein translates to MNLKLSYSDLEEIIEIRHQIHMHPEVSDKEYRTTEIIREFLEKLEGVEIIDFPIETGLIARLKTGKAGKVIGLRADIDALAQKEETDISYKSREENTMHACGHDYHTASLLAVAKLLSENRDKLSGDVVFIFQRSEEITRGAKEYVDKGLFDKVKIDRVLGFHNWPEVDFGKAIIKKGSLMSAKVNFKIDIFGKGQHGSMPHLNIDPIVCASNIVMALQTIISRNTNPFDSIVLSVNSINGGSEDNLVVDKTHLSATIRSLSEENLERSIERMEAIVENMAKAYECKYEITYTEKIPSVYNGKDMYERALSSASKVLGEENILKEGHTMASEDFAFFMKEVPGFFYWFGSGEEGHPKEALHSKNYYCSDKAIAPAVEVLARAVFDFQES, encoded by the coding sequence ATGAATTTAAAATTATCTTACAGCGATTTAGAAGAAATTATAGAAATTAGACACCAAATCCATATGCACCCGGAAGTTTCTGACAAGGAATATAGGACGACTGAAATTATAAGAGAATTTCTAGAAAAACTTGAAGGAGTCGAAATAATCGACTTTCCTATAGAAACAGGGCTAATTGCAAGGCTTAAGACAGGAAAAGCTGGCAAGGTCATAGGACTTAGGGCAGATATCGACGCCCTGGCCCAGAAGGAAGAGACCGATATTTCCTACAAATCAAGGGAAGAAAATACCATGCACGCCTGCGGCCACGACTACCACACAGCAAGTCTTTTGGCTGTGGCGAAACTCCTTAGCGAAAATAGGGATAAGCTTTCGGGAGATGTAGTATTTATCTTTCAAAGGTCCGAGGAAATCACCAGAGGGGCCAAGGAATACGTAGACAAGGGTCTTTTCGATAAGGTTAAGATCGATAGGGTCCTAGGCTTTCACAATTGGCCAGAAGTCGACTTCGGGAAGGCTATAATAAAGAAGGGATCCTTGATGAGTGCCAAGGTAAATTTCAAGATAGATATCTTCGGTAAGGGTCAGCACGGGTCCATGCCTCATCTTAACATAGATCCTATAGTTTGTGCATCAAATATAGTCATGGCCCTTCAGACCATAATTTCAAGAAACACCAACCCCTTCGACTCGATCGTCCTTTCTGTAAATTCTATAAATGGAGGATCAGAAGACAATCTAGTAGTCGATAAGACCCATCTATCTGCCACCATTCGCTCTCTTTCTGAGGAAAATCTCGAAAGATCCATTGAAAGGATGGAGGCCATAGTAGAAAATATGGCAAAAGCCTACGAATGTAAGTATGAGATTACCTACACAGAAAAGATTCCTTCTGTATATAATGGAAAAGACATGTATGAAAGGGCTCTTTCTTCCGCTAGCAAAGTCTTGGGAGAAGAGAACATCCTAAAGGAAGGCCACACCATGGCCAGTGAGGATTTTGCCTTCTTTATGAAGGAAGTTCCTGGATTTTTCTATTGGTTTGGAAGTGGGGAAGAAGGACATCCGAAAGAAGCCCTTCACAGCAAGAACTACTATTGCTCTGATAAGGCCATAGCCCCTGCCGTAGAAGTACTAGCCAGAGCTGTTTTCGATTTCCAAGAATCTTAA
- a CDS encoding DUF4367 domain-containing protein, with the protein MKIKKFFASAMTLALAFGLMACSNDAKNSEDSKEETKVEEKAEDKTSDEDSKEDKKEEGEKETSDKKFDSPIYDVAYNYLPEDFEENFRDEKKDLLTIEFGQKNNPAKKITVQVSDNEERFKGLYTMPEDAEDVKVGEEDGKFWDDGSFRYLVVERENYSIYARSSLDKDETIKVVEEAK; encoded by the coding sequence ATGAAGATTAAAAAGTTTTTTGCAAGTGCTATGACTCTTGCCCTAGCTTTTGGCCTAATGGCTTGTTCAAATGATGCGAAGAACAGTGAAGATAGTAAGGAAGAAACAAAGGTAGAGGAAAAGGCAGAAGATAAGACATCTGATGAGGATTCTAAAGAAGATAAGAAGGAAGAAGGGGAGAAAGAGACTTCAGACAAGAAGTTCGACAGTCCAATCTATGATGTAGCTTACAACTACCTTCCAGAAGACTTTGAAGAAAATTTCAGGGACGAGAAGAAGGACCTTTTGACTATAGAATTTGGTCAAAAGAATAATCCTGCCAAAAAAATTACTGTACAAGTTTCTGACAATGAGGAAAGATTCAAGGGACTTTACACAATGCCAGAAGACGCAGAAGATGTAAAAGTAGGCGAAGAAGACGGCAAATTCTGGGACGACGGATCATTTAGATACCTAGTAGTAGAAAGAGAAAACTACTCAATCTACGCAAGATCAAGCCTAGATAAGGATGAGACAATTAAGGTCGTAGAAGAAGCTAAATAG
- a CDS encoding ImmA/IrrE family metallo-endopeptidase, translated as MGVSYDSIYKKAREVIDTYKSRDPRDILERRGVHLIAFKSNTKLLGMYKIIKGVSFVFYNPFVDERIQNMVFAHELGHHLFHEDAAANDLIEYELFDINSEMELEANIFAAHLLLDENCLIEDVKEGYTYNQLASMYDVNVNLMIFKLNEMHRMGMPIRKESPSSSTFFRDIEDCKCNY; from the coding sequence ATGGGAGTATCCTACGATAGTATCTACAAAAAGGCGAGAGAGGTCATAGATACCTACAAGTCAAGAGATCCTAGGGATATCCTAGAAAGAAGAGGAGTCCACCTTATAGCCTTTAAGTCAAACACCAAACTTTTAGGCATGTATAAGATCATTAAGGGAGTAAGTTTTGTCTTCTACAATCCTTTCGTAGATGAGAGAATCCAAAATATGGTCTTTGCCCACGAGCTAGGCCACCATCTCTTTCACGAGGATGCCGCCGCCAATGATCTTATAGAGTATGAGCTTTTCGATATAAATTCAGAAATGGAGCTTGAGGCTAATATCTTTGCAGCCCACCTCCTCTTAGATGAAAACTGCCTTATCGAGGACGTGAAGGAAGGCTATACCTACAATCAACTCGCCAGTATGTATGATGTAAATGTAAATCTTATGATCTTTAAGTTAAACGAAATGCACAGGATGGGTATGCCTATAAGAAAGGAAAGCCCCTCAAGCTCGACCTTTTTTAGGGATATAGAAGATTGTAAGTGTAATTACTAA
- a CDS encoding helix-turn-helix domain-containing protein: MAFANKVKELREIKKLTQEDLAKLCNVSTKTISRYELGESKPRYRKTYDLLAKHLDTTHDYLVTDEDEFILKARENFGEGGAKDAQDMINGVIGLMAGGELPEDDKRAILDAISEAYYIAKMENEKKDQ; encoded by the coding sequence ATGGCATTTGCTAATAAAGTAAAAGAACTAAGAGAAATCAAAAAGTTAACCCAAGAAGACCTAGCCAAGTTGTGTAATGTCTCAACCAAGACCATATCAAGATACGAGCTGGGAGAATCCAAGCCAAGATACAGGAAGACCTATGATCTTTTGGCAAAGCATCTCGATACTACTCACGACTACTTGGTAACTGATGAGGACGAATTTATCCTAAAGGCTAGGGAAAACTTTGGCGAAGGTGGAGCAAAGGATGCCCAAGATATGATAAATGGAGTAATTGGCCTAATGGCAGGAGGCGAGCTTCCTGAAGATGACAAAAGAGCGATCCTCGATGCAATATCAGAAGCCTACTATATAGCCAAGATGGAAAATGAAAAGAAGGATCAATAA